One stretch of Hemibagrus wyckioides isolate EC202008001 linkage group LG01, SWU_Hwy_1.0, whole genome shotgun sequence DNA includes these proteins:
- the LOC131354794 gene encoding uncharacterized protein LOC131354794 — protein MLGTEMRPTTAIPFESGLDRGVPWGRDLITFMTSAAGYMMRTLQKPRKNKPSKRQVNHRRFLHNMIQRKFTEIEAANHQLASVLFSVDTEPQRQSEVKSTDKDESEKKLKKATAVFSEDEPKPLDDDNDTQTLDSLVTNPNKNSLTSKSLNNLNNGKVNQIREDREEVERSGGNPPEEITDFNSEREQFQWGSAELSDLTPITNIVVEDSVFTSHESIERITDFSHVQIPNSPDGEQQHLGLTLFDLSPTSPVSPLSLNSCDFEVQIQSDNDHTFQIQQIAESLQMDLMENLELLDSEEYLQNIDQMDMAGVWDIHNEEDLSCFQDSLPFLNTSHTDFAMDKQASCGDGDICGGLHQNTTLLENSIKDSNVDDDLRSNVSYRLGHYGSSGHHNQARQTKPTVNCYVNQTKISTSVNKEGQNSNRGTWTICEQGNISRELKHDPPDQPHPKNWDLNYNNHSPSKVKCLYYMLTDEEKKIIESGPTLNPHLDLSSPVNMLSSSTAHCYSFAIPPQANSNCLGDLCSFSNHGGNQSIPSFDGVAQSFPAPYQNPHPHPVSTPPLNDDWLFSNIATEVDFNSMVRSHGHTYC, from the exons ATGCTTGGGACAG AAATGCGTCCAACCACTGCCATACCCTTTGAATCGGGGCTGGATCGAGGAGTGCCATGGGGTCGCGACCTTATTACCTTCATGACATCAGCAGCTGGATACATGATGAGGACTTTGCAAAAGCCTCGTAAAAACAAACCGTCCAAACGGCAGGTCAACCACCGCAGGTTTCTACACAACATGATCCAGAG GAAATTTACAGAAATTGAGGCAGCCAATCATCAGCTTGCGTCAGTTCTTTTTTCGGTGGACACAGAGCCGCAAAGGCAATCTGAAGTAAAGTCAACTGACAAAGatgaatcagaaaaaaaactgaaaaaag CCACTGCTGTCTTTAGTGAAGATGAACCAAAACCCCTGGATGATGACAACgatacacaaactttagacAGTCTTGTGACTAACCCTAATAAAAACTCATTGACAAGCAAATCTCTGAATAACCTGAACAATGGAAAAGTCAACCAGATAAGGGAAGACCGGGAAGAGGTAGAACGTAGCGGCGGCAACCCACCAGAAGAAATCACTGACTTCAACAGTGAAAGAGAACAATTTCAGTGGGGATCTGCTGAGTTGAGTGACTTAACACCAATTACCAACATCGTTGTAGAAGACAGTGTATTTACCTCACACGAAAGTATTGAAAGAATAACAGATTTTTCGCATGTACAGATCCCTAATTCACCTGATGGAGAACAACAACATTTAGGCCTGACATTGTTTGATCTATCACCCACTTCACCGGTATCCCCGTTGTCTTTGAACTCATGTGATTTTGAGGTACAAATACAATCAGACAATGACCACACCTTCCAAATTCAGCAGATTGCAGAGAGTCTACAGATGGATTTAATGGAGAATCTTGAACTGCTAGACTCAGAAgaatatttacaaaacattgACCAAATGGACATGGCTGGAGTTTGGGACATCCACAATGAAGAGGACCTGAGCTGTTTTCAAGATAGCCTTCCATTCCTTAACACTTCACATACAGACTTTGCCATGGATAAGCAAGCAAGCTGCGGTGATGGAGATATTTGTGGGGGACTGCATCAAAATACCACACTGCTTGAAAATTCTATTAAGGACTCGAATGTAGATGACGACTTGAGAAGTAATGTTTCATACCGACTAGGGCACTATGGATCCAGTGGCCACCATAATCAAGCAAGACAAACTAAACCAACAGTGAACTGCTATGTAAATCAGACTAAAATAAGTACATCAGTAAACAAAGAGGGTCAGAACTCAAACAGAGGGACATGGACTATATGTGAGCAGGGTAACATTTCAAGAGAACTTAAACATGACCCGCCAGACCAGCCCCATCCTAAAAACTGGGATCTCAATTACAACAATCATTCACCAAGCAAGGTAAAATGTCTTTATTATATGCTGACTGATGAAGAGAAGAAAATTATTGAGTCAGGACCTACTCTGAATCCACACTTGGACCTTTCCAGTCCTGTTAACATGCTCTCCTCCTCAACAGCACACTGTTATAGCTTTGCAATTCCACCACAAGCCAATAGCAACTGCTTAGGAGACTTATGTTCCTTTTCAAATCATGGAGGTAATCAGAGTATACCAAGCTTTGATGGTGTGGCTCAGTCTTTTCCTGCCCCTTATCAAAATCCACACCCTCATCCAGTTTCAACGCCACCACTGAATGATGACTGGCTGTTCAGTAACATAGCAACAGAGGTGGACTTTAACAGTATGGTCAGATCACATGGACATACCTACTGCTGA
- the si:ch211-120k19.1 gene encoding mpv17-like protein — MNRVWAVFRSYPYISNVVGYTTLFATADLIQQSMLGGTGGQSTQLNGEISEQEAAVTSREEGAVAHLKGSEWSKHSAGEKDSSVTVTNVPVHSVDWSQTFRVALVGLCFHSNFNYHWLRALEKRFPGGGAKIFVKVFLDQLVAAPATISAFYIGLSTLEGRDDPLEDWKNKFWTSYKTGVVYWSIMQAVNFSLVPPIARTVFVGGISLGWTVFLCHFRQQKNESHSICTS, encoded by the exons ATGAATAGAGTGTGGGCCGTGTTCAGATCCTATCCATACATTAGCAATGTGGTGGGCTATACAACCCTGTTTGCCACTGCAGATCTGATTCAGCAAAGCATGCTGGGAGGTACAGGTGGTCAAAGCACTCAGCTCAATGGGGAAATCTCTGAACAGGAGGCAGCAGTTACATCCAGAGAGGAAGGTGCTGTGGCTCACCTCAAGGGCTCTGAATGGAGCAAGCATTCAGCAGGAGAAAAGGATTCATCAGTAACAGTGACAAATGTTCCAGTGCACAGTGTTGATTGGAGCCAGACTTTTCGAGTAGCATTGGTGGGGTtatgttttcattccaacttCAACTACCACTGGCTACGTGCATTAGAGAAGAGGTTTCCTGGAGGAGGGGCCAAAATATTTGTGAAAGTCTTTCTGGATCAATTAGTTGCTGCTCCGGCAACAATAAGTGCCTTTTATATAG ggTTGAGTACCTTAGAAGGGCGAGATGACCCCTTGgaagactggaaaaataaatTCTGGACTTCCTACAAG ACTGGGGTTGTCTACTGGTCCATAATGCAG GCCGTAAATTTCTCTCTGGTCCCCCCGATAGCACGCACAGTTTTTGTTGGAGGAATCTCTCTCGGCTggactgtgtttctgtgtcattTTCGACAGCAGAAGAATGAATCTCACTCCATTTGTACTTCATAA
- the rpl18 gene encoding 60S ribosomal protein L18, with product MRKEVVVTCYRERQRVLAEHFIARLRHFLFPFPSESKMGVDIRHNKDRKVHRKEPKSQDIYLRLLVKLYRFLARRSDAPFNKVILKRLFMSKSNRPPLSLSRLIRKMKLQGRDNKMAVVVGTITDDVRIQNIPKLKVCALRVTAGARRRILKAGGQVMTFDQLALAAPKGQGTVLLSGPRKAREVYRHFGKAPGTPHSHTKPYVRSKGRKFERARGRRPGCGYKN from the exons ATGAGAAAAGAAGTTGTGGTCACGTGTTATCGCGAGCGCCAGCGTGTTCTCGCTGAACACTTTATCGCGAGACTACGACACttccttttcccttttccctCTGAGTCCAAGATG GGAGTTGACATCAGACACAACAAGGACCGCAAGGTTCACAGGAAGGAGCCCAAGAGCCAGGATATCTACCTGAGGCTCCTGGTCAAG TTGTACAGGTTCCTGGCTCGTCGTTCAGATGCTCCCTTCAACAAGGTCATCCTTAAGAGACTCTTCATGAGCAAGAGCAACCGGccacctctgtctctgtctcgccTG ATCCGTAAAATGAAGCTTCAGGGCCGTGATAACAAGATGGCTGTTGTTGTGGGAACCATCACTGATGATGTCAGGATTCAGAACATCCCCAAACTGAAG GTGTGTGCATTGAGGGTGACAGCAGGAGCTCGTAGGAGGATCCTGAAGGCTGGTGGCCAGGTCATGACCTTTGATCAGCTAGCTCTAGCTGCCCCCAAAGGACAGGGCACCGTGCTACTGTCTG GACCCCGCAAGGCCAGGGAGGTGTATAGGCACTTCGGAAAAGCCCCTGGAActccccacagccacaccaa GCCCTATGTCCGTTCCAAAGGCAGGAAGTTTGAGCGCGCTCGTGGTCGCAGACCTGGCTGTGGTTACAAGAACTAA